Proteins from one Panicum virgatum strain AP13 chromosome 7K, P.virgatum_v5, whole genome shotgun sequence genomic window:
- the LOC120640694 gene encoding zinc finger protein 862-like: MRGEWNGLQAKFMAECPYAYYVHCFAHQLQLALVAASKEVAEVQNFFDHLTFVVNSVVSSSKRNDDLHANQVAEMEHLIELGELETGSGANQIGTLKRSGDTRWSSHYDSVCSLIKLYKPTYLVLKDIANTSSNTPTIRGKAAGAIRLMMTFEFVFILHVVKEIMGVTDLLCKKLQHKSQDIVNAMDDVATTKRLIQDLRDQGWTKLINDVTSFCSKQGIVVPNMGDRYVDFIRSREDDETTVEHHYKYDIFTVAIDQQLQELNSRFSEQATELLILCTSLDPSDSFSSFNIDNVCSLASKFYPADFTEQERANLRCQLRHYELDVPSNPRFQNLTSVADLCRRLVETKKVDDYHLIDRLIRLVLTLPVSTATTERAFSAMKLVKTRLRNKMEDGFLRDCLVLYIEKEIAIKITTDSIIDDFNAVKERAVRFKD; the protein is encoded by the exons ATGCGTGGAGAGTGGAATGGGCTTCAAGCAAAATTCATGGCAGAGTGTCCTTATGCATATTATGTCCATTGCTTTGCTCATCAACTACAACTAGCTCTTGTTGCTGCATCTAAGGAAGTAGCCGAGGTGCAGAATTTTTTTGATCATCTCACATTTGTTGTCAATTCTGTTGTGTCTTCTAGTAAGAGAAATGATGACTTGCATGCTAATCAAGTGGCTGAAATGGAACATCTCATTGAACTTGGTGAGCTTGAAACCGGGAGTGGAGCTAATCAAATTGGGACTTTGAAGCGGTCTGGTGATACTAGATGGAGCTCCCATTATGATTCAGTTTGCAGCCTTATAAAATTGTACAAACCTACATACTTGGTTCTCAAGGATATTGCTAATACATCAAGTAATACACCAACAATTAGAGGGAAGGCTGCTGGTGCTATTAGATTGATGATGACATTTGAGTTTGTATTTATCTTGCATGTTGTAAAAGAAATCATGGGAGTCACGGACCTACTCTGTAAGAAGCTGCAACACAAATCTCAAGATATTGTGAATGCTATGGATGATGTTGCAACTACAAAAAGGTTGATTCAGGACTTGAGAGATCAAGGATGGACCAAGCTTATTAATGATGTGACCTCCTTTTGCAGCAAGCAAGGGATTGTTGTTCCAAATATGGGAGACCGCTATGTGGATTTTATTAGATCCCGTGAAGATGACGAGACTACCGTTGAGCATCACTACAAATATGATATCTTCACAGTTGCAATTGATCAACAATTACAAGAGTTGAATAGCAGGTTCAGTGAACAAGCAACAGAGCTTCTCATTTTGTGTACATCTTTGGATCCAAGTGACTCATTCAGCTCATTCAACATCGATAATGTGTGCTCTTTAGCTTCAAAGTTCTACCCTGCTGACTTTACCGAACAAGAGAGAGCAAACTTGAGATGTCAGCTACGCCATTATGAGCTTGATGTACCTAGCAATCCAAGGTTTCAAAATTTGACAAGTGTAGCTGATCTTTGTCGTCGACTTGTTGAAACTAAAAAAGTAGATGATTATCATTTGATTGATag GTTGATTCGCCTTGTTCTTACTTTGCCAGTCTCAACTGCAACTACAGAGCGCGCATTTTCTGCAATGAAACTTGTGAAGACTAGGCTCCGAAATAAAATGGAAGATGGATTTCTAAGAGATTGCTTGGTGCTCTATATTGAGAAAGAGATAGCAATTAAAATCACAACGGATTCAATTATCGATGATTTCAATGCAGTTAAGGAGCGTGCGGTTAGATTCAAAGACTAA
- the LOC120640695 gene encoding uncharacterized protein LOC120640695, whose amino-acid sequence MSTLSSYTLLSRAAPLPGKISPAVLQPRKQLAVASVALPWVKQSRAPLFVCHAQKNTYNIQPGALVHPSPTSDGDNWRITEDKDHINLKFNVGESTRKDKLEVATADQVLLTVRYTGSRDEDSLASELDARLLMPLGYDGKKVKAAIVPGGWLQITIAKPKHETDKIEISE is encoded by the exons ATGTCGACATTGAGCTCCTACACCCTCCTGAGCCGGGCGGCGCCACTGCCGGGAAAAATCTCTCCCGCAGTATTGCAGCCGCGCAAGCAACTGGCGGTGGCGTCGGTGGCTCTCCCTTGGGTTAAGCAGTCTCGGGCTCCTCTCTTCGTGTGCCATGCCCAAAAGAACACCTACAACATCCAACCCGGTG CCCTGGTGCACCCGAGTCCCACATCGGACGGCGACAACTGGAGGATCACGGAGGACAAGGACCACATCAACCTCAAGTTCAACGTGGGGGAGTCGACGAGGAAGGACAAGCTGGAGGTGGCGACGGCGGACCAGGTGCTCCTGACGGTCAGGTACACGGGCAGCCGCGACGAGGACAGCCTGGCGAGCGAGCTGGACGCCCGCCTGCTGATGCCCCTTGGCTACGACGGCAAGAAGGTGAAAGCGGCCATCGTGCCCGGCGGCTGGCTGCAGATCACCATCGCCAAGCCTAAGCATGAAACCGACAAGATAGAAATCTCCGAGTAA